TGATATTTGATTGCTCATGATGCATGTCTATTTTGGTTATGTGCTGTTAGTTATTTATAACAGGAAAGCGGCTGGCACCCTTTAAGGGTCGATTGCATTAAAGGGTGCCACGGCCGATCTGGTATTTATTTTTCCCGCAGGCCGTAATTGACGAATTTCCCCAAAACGACCTTGATTTCTTCATCGGGCAGGCATTCTGGCGATCCTGTGATCTGAAGAAGATTGACATACATTTGCGCCAGGGCTTCCACTTCCACAGCCAGCCACATGGCTTTATCCAGGCTTTCACCCGTCGCGATCATGCCGTGATGGCGCAGCAAAATAGCCTTGCTGTTCTTGATGCCGGCAATCACCAGCTCAGACAATTTCTGTGTGCCATAAGTAGCATAGTCGACGATGGGAATTTCATTTCCGCCTGCAGCCGCAATCATGTAATGAATGGCAGGAATCGGCTTGTTCAGAATGGAAACGATGGTGGAATACATGGCATGATTATGAACAACTGCTTTGGCGTCTTCGCGGGCATGATAGCAGGCGAGATGGAAGCGCCATTCGCTGGAAGGGACTTTGCCTGCGTCATATTCGCCATTGCCATTCACAAAAACCAGATCCTCGGCTTCCATTTGATCATATGCAATTCCCGATGGAGTAATCAGCATTCCGTCATCCAGCCGGACGGAAATATTGCCTGATGTTCCCTGATTGAGACCAGAGGCATTCATGTTCCTGCAGGATGAGATGATTTTTTCGCATAGATCATTTTTGCTCATGTCCATGATAGATTTCCCAGTGTTATCGTGTTTGTAGATTGTCCGATGATG
This window of the uncultured Cohaesibacter sp. genome carries:
- a CDS encoding L-fuculose-phosphate aldolase translates to MDMSKNDLCEKIISSCRNMNASGLNQGTSGNISVRLDDGMLITPSGIAYDQMEAEDLVFVNGNGEYDAGKVPSSEWRFHLACYHAREDAKAVVHNHAMYSTIVSILNKPIPAIHYMIAAAGGNEIPIVDYATYGTQKLSELVIAGIKNSKAILLRHHGMIATGESLDKAMWLAVEVEALAQMYVNLLQITGSPECLPDEEIKVVLGKFVNYGLREK